A DNA window from Oryctolagus cuniculus chromosome 21, mOryCun1.1, whole genome shotgun sequence contains the following coding sequences:
- the CMKLR1 gene encoding chemerin-like receptor 1, giving the protein MEEEDYNASLAYGDDYPDDFDSLVVLEELSPLEAKVARICLVAVYSVVCFLGILGNGLVIVIATFKMKKTVNTVWFLNLAVADFLFNVFLPIHIAYAAMDYHWVFGTAMCKISNFLLIHNMYTSVFLLTVISFDRCVSVLLPVWSQNHRSPRLAYMACVVIWVLAFFLSSPSLVFRDTANLHGKISCFNNFSLSTAGPSSPWPAHAQLDAVGYSRHVVVTVTRFLCGFLVPVLVITACYLTIVCKLQRNRLAKSKKPFKIIVTIIITFFLCWCPYHTLYLLELHHTAVPGSVFSLGVPLATAIAIANSCMNPILYVFMGQDFKKFKVTLFSRLVNALSEDTGHSSFPSHRSFTKMSSVNERTSMNERETSML; this is encoded by the coding sequence ATGGAGGAAGAAGACTACAACGCCTCCCTCGCCTACGGAGACGACTACCCTGATGACTTTGACTCCCTTGTGGTCCTGGAGGAGCTCTCTCCCCTGGAGGCCAAGGTGGCCAGGATCTGCCTGGTGGCGGTCTACAGCGTCGTCTGCTTCCTGGGAATCCTGGGCAACGGCCTGGTGATCGTCATTGCCACCTTCAAGATGAAGAAGACTGTGAACACGGTCTGGTTCCTCAACCTGGCCGTGGCGGACTTCCTGTTCAACGTCTTCCTGCCCATCCACATCGCCTACGCCGCCATGGACTACCACTGGGTGTTCGGGACGGCCATGTGCAAGATCAGCAACTTCCTGCTCATCCACAACATGTACACCAGCGTCTTCCTGCTGACCGTCATCAGCTTCGACCGCTGCGTCTCCGTGCTCCTCCCCGTCTGGTCCCAGAACCACCGTAGCCCCCGGCTGGCCTACATGGCCTGCGTGGTCATCTGGGTTCTGGCTTTCTTCTTGAGTTCCCCGTCCCTTGTCTTCCGGGACACGGCCAACCTGCACGGGAAAATATCCTGCTTCAATAACTTCAGCCTGTCCACAGCCGGCCCTTCTTCCCCTTGGCCCGCTCACGCCCAGCTGGACGCTGTGGGGTACAGCAGGCACGTGGTGGTCACCGTCACCCGCTTCCTCTGCGGCTTCCTGGTCCCCGTGCTCGTCATCACGGCCTGCTACCTCACCATCGTCTGCAAGCTGCAGCGCAACCGCCTGGCCAAGAGCAAGAAGCCATTCAAGATCATCGTGACCATCATCATCACCTTCTTCCTCTGCTGGTGCCCCTACCACACGCTCTACCTGCTTGAGCTGCACCACACCGCCGTGCCCGGCTCCGTCTTCAGCCTGGGTGTGCCCCTGGCCACTGCCATCGCCATCGCCAACAGCTGCATGAACCCCATCCTGTACGTTTTCATGGGGCaggacttcaagaagttcaagGTGACCCTCTTCTCCCGCCTGGTCAATGCCCTCAGCGAAGACACCGGCCACTcctccttccccagccacagGAGCTTCACCAAGATGTCGTCCGTGAACGAGAGGACATCGATGAACGAGAGGGAGACCAGCATGCTTTGA